From Natranaerovirga hydrolytica, the proteins below share one genomic window:
- a CDS encoding Gfo/Idh/MocA family protein → MAKQLNWGVLGYARIAINSIIPAILKSSNAHLYGVASRSEDKLQNCKDTFNPEKTYTNYDDLLDDDNIDVVYIPLPNALHKEYVIKAANKGKHILCEKPMALNSKECLEMIEACKSNNVFLMEGFMYRYTDRIKKVQDLLSKNSIGEIKRVNSTFAFYLDREGTIKMDPSLGGGSLYDVGCYPLNFVQMVTQSNPIEITGNAVMNNGVDTTFCGVLKYDNGIIATIQSSFEAFDVNDSEIIGTKGIIKVPDTFKGNSGHIQLITHESITNIAVEESDRYTLEVEDFSSAIINFRAPFISIVETYNNMSILDNLLSIIPQ, encoded by the coding sequence ATGGCAAAACAATTAAATTGGGGTGTATTGGGTTATGCTAGAATAGCTATCAATTCTATTATCCCAGCGATTCTTAAAAGTTCCAATGCCCATCTTTACGGTGTTGCTTCAAGAAGTGAAGATAAACTTCAAAATTGTAAAGATACCTTTAACCCTGAGAAAACTTATACAAATTATGATGATTTATTAGATGATGATAATATTGATGTGGTTTATATTCCTTTGCCAAATGCATTACATAAAGAATATGTTATTAAAGCAGCTAATAAAGGCAAACACATCTTATGCGAGAAACCTATGGCATTAAATTCTAAAGAATGTTTAGAAATGATTGAAGCTTGTAAATCAAATAATGTCTTTTTAATGGAAGGGTTTATGTATCGTTATACAGATCGTATTAAAAAAGTACAAGACCTTCTTTCTAAAAATAGTATCGGTGAAATTAAAAGAGTTAACTCTACATTTGCTTTTTATTTAGACCGAGAAGGCACCATTAAGATGGACCCTTCTTTAGGCGGTGGCTCATTATATGATGTTGGTTGCTATCCTTTGAACTTCGTTCAAATGGTTACTCAGTCTAATCCCATTGAAATAACCGGTAATGCCGTTATGAATAACGGTGTAGATACTACTTTTTGCGGCGTATTAAAGTATGATAATGGCATTATAGCGACTATACAAAGTAGTTTTGAAGCCTTTGATGTGAATGACTCGGAAATCATCGGAACCAAAGGTATTATAAAAGTGCCTGATACTTTTAAAGGCAATAGTGGTCATATTCAACTGATTACCCACGAAAGTATAACAAATATTGCTGTTGAAGAAAGTGATCGATACACATTAGAAGTAGAAGATTTCTCTAGTGCAATTATTAATTTTCGCGCGCCTTTTATTTCCATCGTTGAAACCTACAATAATATGTCCATCTTGGATAATTTACTAAGCATAATACCACAGTAA
- the trxB gene encoding thioredoxin-disulfide reductase has translation MENNIYDLIIIGTGPAGLSAAIYAERAKLKTLLLEKNPMSGGQVVNTYEVDNYPGLPDINGFELGMKFREHAEKLGAQIKSEEVKELDLKSKIKKVVTEQETYETKAIIFSTGAQWRKLGVEGEKALSGLGVSYCATCDGAFFRDKTVAVVGGGDVAVEDAIFLSRFAKKVYLIHRRDELRAVKILQEKLFEIENIEVIWDTVVDKINGKENVTGITITSKKTSETKELAVDGTFIAIGTIPHSDMVKDILETDDYGYIITDENCKTSIDGVFAAGDVRKKLLRQIITAAADGATSVYAIDQYIIENF, from the coding sequence ATGGAGAATAACATTTATGATTTAATCATCATTGGAACAGGGCCAGCGGGATTATCAGCTGCAATATATGCAGAAAGAGCAAAACTCAAAACATTACTTTTAGAAAAGAATCCCATGAGTGGAGGTCAGGTTGTTAATACTTATGAAGTAGATAACTATCCTGGTTTGCCAGATATTAATGGGTTTGAATTGGGTATGAAATTTAGAGAACATGCAGAAAAGCTTGGGGCGCAAATAAAATCTGAAGAAGTAAAAGAATTGGATTTAAAAAGTAAGATTAAAAAAGTAGTCACTGAACAAGAGACCTATGAAACCAAAGCCATTATTTTTTCTACAGGAGCTCAATGGAGAAAGCTAGGCGTTGAAGGTGAAAAAGCGTTATCAGGATTAGGTGTGTCTTACTGTGCAACTTGTGATGGGGCTTTCTTTAGAGATAAAACCGTTGCAGTAGTCGGTGGTGGTGATGTAGCGGTGGAAGATGCTATATTTTTAAGTCGATTTGCTAAAAAAGTATATTTAATTCATAGAAGAGATGAGTTAAGAGCCGTTAAAATTTTACAAGAAAAATTATTTGAAATAGAAAATATTGAAGTGATATGGGATACCGTTGTTGATAAAATTAATGGCAAAGAAAATGTAACGGGCATTACCATTACCAGTAAAAAAACCTCTGAAACAAAAGAGCTTGCGGTAGATGGTACTTTTATAGCCATTGGAACTATTCCTCACTCAGATATGGTTAAAGATATATTAGAAACAGATGATTATGGTTATATTATTACAGATGAGAATTGTAAAACCAGTATTGATGGGGTCTTTGCAGCAGGAGATGTTAGAAAGAAACTTCTAAGACAGATTATTACAGCTGCGGCAGATGGTGCAACATCAGTTTATGCTATTGATCAGTATATTATAGAAAATTTTTAA
- a CDS encoding 2-hydroxyacid dehydrogenase gives MKVAFFDTKTYDKTFFETQNEDYHYKFAFFETRLTDHSVVLAKNFDVVCVFVRDEINAYVVKKLLEYNVKMIALRCAGYNNIDFTHINNDLKVVNVPAYSPYAVAEFTVSMMLTLNRKIHKAYNRTRDMNFSLHGLLGFDMHNKTIGIIGTGKIAKVLIKILKGYGCHIVAYDIHEDKSFAKEMDYTYTSLDHLFATSDIISLHCPLTKETEYIINQDSILKMKDHVMIINTGRGKLINTLDLIEGLKNNKVGAAGLDVYEEESEYFYEDYSERVIQDDVLTRLIGFPNVLITSHQAFFTNEALINITQTTLTSIYELQHNKPLTNQVIFDF, from the coding sequence TTGAAAGTAGCTTTTTTCGATACAAAAACATATGACAAAACTTTCTTTGAAACACAAAATGAGGATTACCACTATAAATTTGCTTTTTTTGAAACACGATTAACGGATCATAGTGTTGTTCTTGCGAAAAATTTTGATGTGGTATGTGTTTTTGTCAGAGATGAAATCAACGCTTATGTAGTAAAAAAATTGTTAGAGTACAATGTTAAAATGATTGCACTTCGATGTGCTGGGTACAATAATATTGATTTTACTCATATTAATAATGATTTGAAAGTCGTCAATGTACCCGCCTATTCGCCTTATGCTGTTGCAGAATTTACTGTGTCAATGATGTTGACTTTAAATAGAAAAATTCACAAAGCATACAACCGAACAAGAGATATGAATTTTTCTTTGCATGGTTTATTAGGCTTTGATATGCATAATAAAACCATTGGTATTATTGGTACTGGAAAAATTGCTAAAGTATTAATTAAAATTCTAAAAGGTTATGGCTGTCATATTGTTGCTTATGATATTCACGAAGATAAGTCTTTTGCAAAAGAAATGGATTACACCTATACCTCCTTAGACCATTTATTTGCTACAAGCGATATTATTTCCCTACATTGCCCTTTAACAAAAGAAACTGAGTACATTATCAACCAGGATTCTATTCTTAAAATGAAAGACCATGTTATGATTATTAATACCGGGCGTGGAAAACTCATTAATACCTTAGACTTAATTGAAGGATTGAAAAATAACAAAGTTGGAGCTGCTGGTTTAGATGTTTACGAAGAAGAATCGGAATATTTTTATGAAGACTATTCAGAACGGGTTATTCAAGATGATGTATTAACGCGATTAATTGGATTCCCTAATGTTCTTATTACATCTCATCAAGCTTTTTTTACAAATGAGGCCTTAATAAATATTACTCAAACCACTTTAACCAGCATATATGAATTACAACATAATAAACCTTTGACAAACCAAGTGATTTTTGATTTTTAG
- the nrdJ gene encoding ribonucleoside-triphosphate reductase, adenosylcobalamin-dependent, producing MLKVIKRNGNVVDFDQQKIITAIKLSMAETKDGVDASLAQEVYKRIEKDLLSKEEDITVEFIQDVVEKHLMDSPRKDAAKRFILYRYERDKNRDSRTKRIDGRLLSDEFVSKYKHKANPMKQLGNFVYYRTYSRWLSEENRREYWWETVRRAVEYNCSLVPTTKSEAEKLYDNIFNLKQFLSGRTFWVGGTDVANFYPMANYNCSFQVIDNFNAFKDLFYLLMIGSGVGVRILKSDVNKLPKIRTDFTLINEDYTPIPKNQREDSTSIHFSNNNTVKITIGDSKEGWVQSLDYFFKILYSNEYRNITTLIINYNHVRPKGEKLKTFGGTASGHSSLKNMFIKISSIIKKRGLLNDSQYIKLQPIDCLDFSNLIGENVVVGGVRRTAEIILVDPDDKEAIEAKSNLYKQIDGQWIVDTDIIHRQMSNNSIYYTEKPSREQLRWQLEQMRYSGEPGWVNEVAGAKRRPNMNGVNPCGEILLDSKGLCNLTTINVMSFVKEDNTLDYKALYEAQRLSARAGYRMTCVNLEIPEWDYVQKRDKLIGCSLTGWQDLVNALNLSTNEQKDLLKKLREVAKEESKNYANEIGENEPLLVTTVKPEGTLSQLPTVSSGVHYSHSPYYIRRVRINANDPLVKVCEELDYPIFPEVGQDMETCTTKVIEFPIKAPEGKTKYDVSAIEQLENYKLFMENYVDHNCSITVHVRDHEWEEVEKWVWNHWDDIVAVSFLSLDDNFYQLLPYESITKEEYDKRVKEMKPFLPNLITKYEKANHQLDVGDDACENGVCPVR from the coding sequence ATGTTAAAAGTAATTAAACGTAATGGTAATGTTGTAGACTTTGATCAACAAAAAATCATTACTGCAATCAAACTTTCTATGGCTGAAACAAAAGATGGTGTAGATGCCTCTTTGGCTCAAGAAGTTTATAAAAGAATAGAAAAAGATTTACTTTCAAAAGAAGAGGATATTACCGTTGAGTTTATTCAAGATGTTGTGGAAAAACATTTAATGGATTCTCCCAGAAAAGATGCTGCAAAACGTTTTATTTTATATAGATATGAACGTGATAAAAATAGAGATTCTCGAACCAAACGAATTGATGGACGATTGCTTAGCGACGAGTTTGTTAGCAAGTACAAGCATAAAGCCAATCCTATGAAACAATTAGGTAATTTTGTATATTATCGTACCTATTCAAGATGGCTTTCAGAAGAAAATCGCAGAGAGTATTGGTGGGAAACTGTTCGCCGAGCAGTTGAATACAACTGTAGCTTAGTGCCTACCACCAAATCAGAAGCTGAAAAACTATACGATAACATCTTCAACTTGAAGCAATTTTTATCGGGCAGAACTTTTTGGGTTGGTGGAACAGATGTGGCTAACTTTTATCCTATGGCCAATTACAATTGCTCTTTTCAAGTCATTGATAATTTTAACGCCTTTAAAGATTTGTTTTACTTATTAATGATCGGGTCCGGTGTTGGTGTTAGAATCTTAAAAAGCGATGTTAATAAACTGCCTAAAATAAGAACTGACTTTACCCTTATTAATGAAGATTATACGCCTATTCCAAAGAACCAGCGTGAAGACAGTACCAGCATACATTTTTCAAACAATAATACTGTAAAGATTACTATAGGAGATAGCAAAGAAGGTTGGGTTCAATCTTTAGATTATTTCTTTAAAATTTTATATAGCAATGAGTATAGAAATATTACAACCCTTATTATAAATTATAACCATGTTAGACCAAAAGGAGAAAAGTTAAAGACTTTTGGTGGCACTGCCAGTGGACATAGCAGTTTAAAAAATATGTTTATTAAAATATCCTCTATTATTAAAAAACGTGGTTTATTAAATGATTCTCAGTATATTAAATTGCAACCAATTGATTGTCTTGATTTCTCTAATTTAATTGGTGAAAATGTTGTGGTTGGTGGTGTCAGACGTACTGCTGAAATTATATTAGTTGACCCTGATGATAAAGAAGCAATAGAAGCCAAAAGTAATTTGTACAAGCAAATTGATGGCCAATGGATTGTTGATACAGATATTATCCATCGACAAATGAGTAATAACTCGATTTATTATACCGAAAAACCTTCGAGAGAACAACTAAGATGGCAACTTGAACAAATGCGTTATTCTGGTGAACCTGGATGGGTTAATGAAGTGGCTGGTGCCAAAAGAAGACCTAATATGAATGGTGTTAATCCTTGTGGAGAAATCTTATTGGATTCAAAAGGATTATGTAATTTGACAACCATTAACGTTATGTCTTTTGTCAAAGAAGATAACACACTGGATTACAAGGCTCTTTATGAAGCACAACGTCTCTCTGCACGAGCTGGGTATCGTATGACTTGTGTTAATTTAGAAATACCTGAGTGGGATTATGTTCAAAAACGGGATAAATTAATTGGTTGTTCTTTAACAGGGTGGCAAGATTTGGTTAATGCCCTTAATCTGAGTACCAATGAACAAAAAGATTTATTAAAAAAATTAAGAGAGGTTGCCAAAGAAGAATCCAAAAACTATGCCAATGAAATTGGTGAAAACGAACCCTTGTTGGTTACCACTGTCAAGCCTGAAGGGACTTTAAGTCAGCTGCCTACGGTCTCAAGTGGGGTTCATTATTCCCATTCTCCTTACTATATCAGACGGGTTAGAATTAACGCCAATGATCCACTTGTAAAAGTTTGTGAGGAATTAGACTACCCTATCTTCCCAGAAGTGGGACAAGACATGGAAACTTGTACAACAAAAGTTATTGAATTCCCTATAAAAGCACCAGAAGGAAAAACAAAATATGATGTAAGTGCTATTGAGCAATTAGAAAATTATAAATTATTTATGGAAAATTATGTGGACCACAACTGTTCCATTACTGTTCATGTTAGAGATCATGAATGGGAAGAAGTTGAAAAGTGGGTATGGAATCATTGGGATGATATTGTTGCAGTATCCTTTTTATCATTAGATGATAATTTCTACCAATTATTACCTTATGAATCCATTACAAAAGAAGAATATGATAAAAGAGTTAAGGAAATGAAACCGTTTCTTCCTAATTTGATTACAAAGTATGAAAAAGCTAATCATCAGTTAGATGTTGGTGATGACGCTTGTGAAAATGGTGTGTGTCCAGTTAGATAA
- a CDS encoding C40 family peptidase: MNKKQLRKVTLGLVGSLVIGSSVFAADAGKVTANRLNVRTGPGLDYDIVSQLSRGQEVNVINTYDKWLKISMENTQEVYVHADYINVISNNEEMEEVAVRKEGIVNVNFLNLRNDPSLDGEIIGQVNEGQEVGVLKEVDEWYYVETNSKKGYLYSDFVDVKTNQNKVESIQETVEEKVAVIDVSVLNVRQEPNLESNIIDKTYRNNHLEIVQVLDEWVEITTSNGAKGYLFKEYITIREKVDIEATEDIRQEIIDYAKQFLGNPYVYGGNSLTNGVDCSGFTQQIFNRFGYNLSRTSRTQINDGVRISRSELLPGDLVFYGYNGSISHVAIYAGNGQIIHANNRRTGIIMGNIDYGMPYIGASRIIQ, encoded by the coding sequence ATGAATAAAAAGCAACTTAGGAAAGTCACCTTAGGATTAGTAGGTTCTTTAGTAATTGGTAGTAGTGTATTTGCTGCTGATGCAGGAAAAGTAACGGCCAATAGATTGAATGTAAGAACTGGACCAGGATTAGACTATGATATTGTTTCTCAACTATCTAGAGGACAAGAAGTAAATGTTATTAATACATATGATAAATGGCTAAAAATTAGCATGGAGAACACTCAAGAAGTATATGTACATGCAGATTATATAAATGTAATAAGCAATAATGAAGAAATGGAAGAAGTAGCAGTAAGAAAAGAAGGCATTGTTAATGTTAATTTCTTAAACTTAAGAAATGACCCTTCTTTAGATGGAGAGATTATTGGACAGGTTAATGAAGGACAAGAAGTAGGCGTTTTAAAGGAAGTAGATGAGTGGTACTACGTTGAAACTAATAGTAAAAAAGGCTATCTCTATTCAGATTTTGTAGATGTAAAAACAAATCAAAATAAAGTTGAGTCTATACAAGAAACTGTAGAAGAAAAAGTAGCTGTAATAGATGTATCCGTACTTAATGTAAGACAAGAGCCTAATTTAGAATCTAACATCATTGATAAAACATATCGCAACAATCATTTAGAAATTGTGCAAGTATTAGATGAATGGGTAGAGATTACAACATCTAATGGAGCAAAAGGTTATTTGTTTAAAGAATATATAACCATTAGAGAAAAAGTGGATATAGAAGCAACAGAGGATATTAGACAAGAAATCATTGATTATGCCAAGCAATTTTTAGGCAATCCATATGTATATGGTGGCAATAGCTTAACCAATGGCGTGGATTGTTCAGGTTTTACACAACAAATATTTAATCGTTTTGGATACAATCTGAGTCGTACATCTAGAACACAAATTAATGATGGCGTAAGAATTAGTAGAAGTGAATTGTTACCTGGAGATTTAGTTTTTTATGGCTATAATGGTAGCATATCCCATGTTGCTATCTATGCAGGCAATGGTCAAATTATCCATGCCAATAATAGAAGAACTGGCATTATAATGGGCAATATAGATTATGGTATGCCATATATTGGTGCTTCAAGAATTATACAATAA
- a CDS encoding O-acetylhomoserine aminocarboxypropyltransferase/cysteine synthase family protein translates to MNWNELNFDTQQLHAGQTPDPTTGSRAVPIYQTTSYVFDDADHAANLFGLKESGNIYTRIMNPTTDVFEKRMATLEGGVGALAVASGSAAILYSILNIAQAGDEIVAASTLYGGTYNLFANTLKRFNINVTFVDPDDSSNFEKAINEKTKAIFIESIGNPGINIIDIEEVANIAHKNKMPLIVDNTFATPYLLRPIEHGADIVVHSATKYIGGHGNSIGGVIVDGGKFDWATSGRFSDFTEPDPSYHGIIYSEALGELAYIMKARVTLLRDMGACISPFNAFLLLQGLETLSLRVKKHLENTKEVIAFLKDHPKVNWIKYPNLPESEYYDLANKYFKEGAGAIFTFGVKGDAKTFINNLEIFSLLANVADAKSLVIHPSSTTHQQLSEEAQEAAGVTKDMIRLSVGLEDAKDLIADLENALNKI, encoded by the coding sequence ATGAATTGGAACGAATTAAACTTTGATACGCAACAGCTTCACGCAGGGCAAACACCAGATCCTACAACAGGATCAAGAGCAGTACCTATTTATCAAACAACATCATATGTTTTTGATGATGCAGACCACGCTGCAAATTTATTTGGCTTAAAAGAAAGTGGGAATATTTACACTCGAATTATGAATCCTACTACAGATGTGTTTGAAAAAAGAATGGCGACTTTAGAAGGCGGTGTAGGGGCATTAGCCGTCGCTTCTGGTTCAGCTGCTATATTGTATTCAATACTTAATATAGCACAAGCAGGTGATGAAATTGTAGCTGCCAGTACATTATACGGTGGAACATACAATTTATTTGCCAATACTCTAAAACGATTTAATATTAACGTTACATTTGTAGATCCGGATGACAGCAGCAATTTTGAAAAAGCAATTAATGAAAAAACGAAAGCCATTTTTATAGAGTCCATAGGTAATCCAGGGATTAATATTATTGATATAGAAGAAGTTGCTAATATCGCTCACAAAAACAAGATGCCTTTAATAGTAGACAATACTTTTGCAACACCTTATTTATTAAGACCAATTGAGCATGGTGCAGATATTGTGGTTCATTCTGCAACAAAATACATTGGCGGTCATGGTAATTCAATTGGTGGTGTTATTGTTGATGGAGGAAAATTTGACTGGGCGACAAGTGGAAGATTCAGTGATTTTACTGAACCAGATCCAAGTTATCACGGCATTATCTATTCAGAAGCATTAGGCGAATTAGCTTATATAATGAAAGCAAGAGTAACTTTATTAAGAGATATGGGAGCTTGCATTAGTCCGTTTAATGCCTTTTTATTATTACAAGGATTAGAAACTTTATCGTTAAGGGTTAAAAAACATTTAGAAAACACAAAAGAAGTGATAGCTTTTCTAAAAGATCATCCAAAAGTAAATTGGATCAAATATCCTAATTTACCAGAGAGTGAATATTATGATTTAGCAAATAAATATTTTAAAGAAGGTGCTGGAGCTATTTTCACATTTGGTGTAAAAGGCGATGCAAAAACCTTTATCAATAATTTAGAAATTTTCTCTTTACTTGCTAATGTAGCAGATGCAAAATCTTTAGTGATACATCCATCTAGTACAACACATCAACAGCTTAGTGAAGAAGCACAAGAAGCTGCAGGTGTAACAAAAGATATGATACGTTTATCTGTTGGGTTAGAAGATGCTAAAGATTTAATTGCTGATCTAGAAAACGCATTAAATAAAATATAA
- a CDS encoding KamA family radical SAM protein, producing MEWKELLKQNATTLEDLKSYLTFSQEEESKLKDLIESYPLSTTQYYLSLINPDDPNDPIRKMSIPSVNEFDITGLTDTSGELENTKMEGVQHKYGPTVLLLSTSTCAMYCRHCFRKRLVGLSNQETLKMIDNAIAYIKEHKEASNVLITGGDSFLLDTSIIEKLLKALCEIEHIDFIRFGTRTPVVFPQRITRDNELLSVLEKYNKKKRIYLVTHFNHTNEITDESMAAIEALHKRNIIISNQAVLLKGVNDSKEELSRLINTLTRVGVVPYYVFQCRPVKGVANNFQVPLKEGYKIIEEAKLSLNGHGKRFRYIMSHITGKIEIVGQLNDEEMIFKYHQAKDPKNMGKIFTKKITDDAWLSDI from the coding sequence ATGGAATGGAAAGAATTGCTAAAGCAGAACGCAACTACTCTAGAAGACCTAAAATCTTACCTTACTTTTAGCCAAGAAGAAGAATCTAAATTAAAAGATTTAATAGAGTCTTATCCACTGTCAACTACTCAGTATTATTTATCTTTAATTAACCCAGATGATCCAAATGATCCAATTAGAAAAATGTCTATACCGTCAGTTAACGAATTTGATATTACTGGTCTAACCGATACTAGCGGAGAGTTAGAAAATACTAAAATGGAAGGCGTTCAACACAAGTATGGTCCTACTGTTTTACTATTATCTACTAGTACGTGCGCTATGTATTGTAGACATTGTTTTAGAAAAAGACTGGTTGGTTTAAGCAATCAAGAAACTTTAAAAATGATTGATAATGCCATAGCCTATATTAAAGAGCATAAAGAAGCTTCCAATGTTCTTATTACAGGTGGAGATTCTTTTTTACTAGATACCAGTATTATAGAAAAGTTATTAAAAGCTTTATGTGAGATAGAGCATATTGATTTTATTCGTTTTGGGACAAGAACTCCCGTTGTTTTTCCACAAAGAATTACTAGGGATAACGAACTTTTATCTGTTTTAGAAAAATATAATAAAAAGAAACGTATCTATCTTGTGACTCATTTTAATCATACCAATGAAATAACAGATGAATCTATGGCCGCTATTGAAGCACTTCATAAAAGAAATATTATCATTAGCAATCAAGCTGTTTTATTAAAAGGTGTTAACGATAGCAAGGAAGAACTTTCAAGACTTATTAATACACTAACACGTGTTGGCGTAGTGCCTTATTATGTTTTTCAATGTCGTCCTGTAAAGGGTGTTGCAAATAATTTTCAAGTTCCTTTAAAAGAAGGCTATAAAATAATTGAAGAAGCTAAATTGTCTCTTAATGGTCACGGTAAGCGATTCAGATATATTATGTCTCATATTACAGGTAAAATTGAAATCGTTGGTCAATTAAATGACGAGGAAATGATTTTTAAATATCATCAAGCAAAAGATCCAAAAAATATGGGCAAGATCTTTACTAAGAAAATAACAGATGACGCTTGGTTATCTGATATATAG
- a CDS encoding DUF503 domain-containing protein, whose translation MFVHYCNFSILIYDSFSLKDKRSVVKSIINKSKQKFNISISELNSLDIQNKADIGIACVGNTSIICEQTIQSFTTFVENNYNIDILRQDCQFAVLKS comes from the coding sequence ATGTTTGTCCATTATTGTAATTTTAGTATTTTAATATACGATTCTTTTTCATTAAAAGATAAGAGAAGTGTTGTTAAGAGTATTATTAATAAATCCAAACAAAAGTTTAATATTAGTATTTCTGAGTTAAATAGCTTGGATATTCAAAATAAAGCTGATATTGGTATTGCTTGCGTGGGTAACACGTCTATCATTTGCGAACAAACCATCCAATCCTTTACAACCTTTGTTGAGAACAATTATAATATTGATATCTTAAGACAAGACTGTCAGTTCGCTGTTTTAAAATCATAA
- a CDS encoding PHP domain-containing protein: MLLKYDLHIHTGLSPCAHKDMTPNNIVRMAHLNQLDTIAITDHNSTKNIEVVMDVAKDYGIKVIPGIEIESKEEIHSLVYFSTLNDVYNMQRIIDNNMKSIKNNAKLFGQQNIYNNKDEVIGIEKKLLLSSINLTINQIYQYTIKLKGAMVFAHIDRPSNSIISNLGMMPHNIKTKTIEVSRYATMDQYKKMYSDYHIIQSSDAHELGYIGICEKFIQIDDNTTAKLVDKLRG, encoded by the coding sequence ATGTTATTAAAATATGATTTGCATATCCATACAGGATTGTCACCCTGTGCCCACAAAGATATGACACCCAATAATATTGTAAGAATGGCACATCTGAATCAATTAGATACCATTGCCATAACCGATCATAATAGTACTAAAAATATAGAGGTGGTTATGGATGTTGCCAAAGACTATGGTATAAAGGTGATACCAGGAATAGAAATAGAAAGCAAAGAAGAAATTCATAGTTTGGTTTATTTTAGCACCTTGAATGATGTATACAATATGCAAAGAATCATTGATAACAATATGAAATCTATCAAGAATAATGCAAAATTATTTGGACAACAAAATATATACAATAATAAAGATGAAGTCATTGGTATAGAAAAAAAATTATTGTTAAGTTCCATCAACCTAACAATAAACCAAATATACCAATACACAATAAAGTTAAAAGGTGCAATGGTATTTGCTCATATAGATAGACCCAGTAATAGCATAATATCTAATCTCGGTATGATGCCCCATAATATAAAGACCAAAACAATAGAAGTATCAAGATATGCTACAATGGATCAGTACAAAAAAATGTACTCAGATTATCATATTATTCAATCATCAGATGCCCATGAATTAGGTTATATTGGAATTTGTGAAAAATTTATTCAAATAGATGACAACACGACAGCTAAATTAGTGGATAAACTTCGTGGCTAA